A genome region from Vicinamibacterales bacterium includes the following:
- a CDS encoding glycosyltransferase family 1 protein, translating into MRILLDYRPALRERTGVGEYVHEMAAAIGRRLDPSDELVLFSSSWKDRLAATTPPGRRVDVRVPVRLLNRLWHRLEAPAIERFTGPVDVVHAAHPLLIPTRGAARLVTVHDLDFLDHPERTAREIRRDYAALAAAHAQRADAVVAVSMFTAGEVERRLDVPRNRIVVASPGAPAWEPRPAPVPRGPILFMGTLEPRKNVGALLHAYARLLEQKADAPELWLAGGATAAAAPWLRAIAEPPLAGRVRHLGYIASERRHDLYGQASMLVLPSHLEGFGIPVLEAMAAGVPTIVSNRGALPEVAGGAAQVVEPDDIDGMAAAMRRYLDDEAAAATAVRDGLARARQYSWDASAATLVEAYAELAARHGHRGRAPAHDSGAPAAAGRR; encoded by the coding sequence TTGCGCATCCTGCTCGACTATCGGCCGGCGCTCCGCGAGCGAACCGGAGTCGGCGAGTACGTGCACGAAATGGCCGCCGCGATCGGGCGACGGCTCGACCCGAGCGACGAGCTGGTCCTGTTCTCGAGCTCCTGGAAAGACCGGCTGGCCGCCACCACCCCTCCGGGACGGCGCGTTGACGTCCGCGTGCCCGTCCGCTTGCTCAACCGGCTCTGGCATCGGCTCGAAGCTCCGGCGATCGAGCGGTTCACCGGCCCCGTCGACGTCGTCCACGCGGCGCATCCCTTGCTAATCCCCACTCGCGGAGCCGCACGCCTCGTGACCGTCCACGACCTCGACTTCCTCGACCACCCCGAACGCACCGCACGAGAAATCCGCCGCGACTACGCCGCGCTGGCCGCCGCGCATGCGCAACGCGCGGACGCCGTGGTCGCCGTCTCGATGTTCACCGCCGGCGAGGTGGAGCGGCGCCTGGACGTGCCTCGCAATCGGATCGTCGTCGCCAGTCCGGGCGCTCCCGCGTGGGAGCCGCGGCCGGCGCCAGTGCCCCGGGGTCCGATCCTCTTCATGGGTACGCTCGAGCCCCGAAAGAACGTCGGCGCCCTGCTGCACGCGTACGCCCGCCTGCTCGAACAGAAGGCCGACGCGCCTGAACTGTGGCTGGCCGGCGGCGCGACCGCGGCGGCCGCCCCCTGGCTGCGCGCGATCGCCGAACCGCCTCTCGCCGGCCGCGTCAGACATCTCGGCTACATCGCGAGCGAGCGCCGCCACGATCTCTATGGGCAGGCGTCGATGCTCGTGCTTCCTTCGCACCTGGAGGGTTTCGGCATCCCGGTGCTCGAGGCCATGGCGGCCGGGGTCCCCACGATCGTCAGCAACCGCGGCGCACTGCCGGAAGTCGCGGGCGGCGCGGCCCAGGTCGTCGAGCCGGACGACATCGACGGGATGGCGGCCGCCATGCGGCGCTATCTCGACGACGAAGCGGCCGCCGCCACCGCGGTTCGAGACGGACTGGCGCGGGCGCGCCAGTATTCCTGGGACGCCAGCGCCGCCACACTGGTCGAGGCATACGCCGAACTGGCCGCGCGCCACGGCCATCGCGGTCGCGCGCCGGCACACGATTCCGGCGCCCCTGCCGCCGCCGGCCGCCGATGA
- a CDS encoding glycosyltransferase family 1 protein → MTPPLRIGIDARELLGDATGAGRYLGELLRRWVRRDDAGSREFILYTPEPLPFVRSLTGVPVREIVVGSGRGTWWEQTHLRRAVRSNPPDVFFASAYTAPLALGVPLAVAIHDVSFAAYPEWFRPREGARRRLLTRQAARAADVIFTISEFSKREIVERLGVPADRIQVTYLSVTPRPALGVAREPLVLYVGSIFNRRRLPATITAFAAATASRPEARLIIAGADRSYPVLDLAGLATEAGVGKRVELKEYVSDDELTSLYSRASAFVFLSEYEGFGLTPLEALSAGVPIVVLDTAVAREIYGDAAWFVPPDNDVRGAATAIRTLLEDPASRARMLQDAAAVLSRYSWETAADATLRGIEGIARR, encoded by the coding sequence ATGACGCCGCCGCTGCGAATCGGCATCGACGCGCGCGAACTCCTTGGCGACGCCACGGGTGCCGGACGGTATCTCGGCGAGCTGCTCCGCCGCTGGGTGCGGCGCGACGATGCGGGCTCGCGCGAGTTCATCCTCTATACACCGGAACCGCTGCCGTTCGTCCGGTCGCTCACGGGAGTGCCCGTCCGCGAAATCGTGGTCGGCAGCGGGCGCGGCACCTGGTGGGAGCAGACGCACCTGCGCCGCGCCGTTCGCTCGAATCCGCCGGACGTGTTCTTTGCCAGCGCGTACACGGCGCCGCTCGCGCTGGGCGTGCCGCTCGCGGTCGCGATCCACGACGTGTCGTTCGCGGCGTACCCTGAATGGTTCCGGCCGCGCGAGGGCGCACGCCGGCGTCTGCTGACCCGGCAGGCCGCGCGCGCCGCCGACGTCATCTTCACCATTTCCGAATTCTCGAAGCGCGAGATCGTCGAACGGCTGGGCGTGCCCGCGGATCGCATTCAGGTGACGTATCTGAGCGTGACACCGCGGCCGGCCCTGGGAGTGGCGCGCGAGCCGCTCGTGCTCTACGTCGGATCGATCTTCAATCGGCGGCGTCTGCCGGCAACGATCACGGCGTTTGCCGCGGCGACCGCGTCCCGCCCGGAGGCCCGCCTGATCATCGCGGGCGCCGACCGGAGCTACCCGGTGCTCGATCTGGCGGGGCTCGCCACCGAAGCCGGGGTCGGCAAGCGCGTCGAACTGAAGGAGTACGTCTCCGACGACGAGCTGACCTCGCTCTACAGCCGCGCCTCGGCGTTCGTCTTCCTCTCCGAGTACGAGGGATTCGGGCTGACGCCGCTCGAAGCGCTGTCGGCCGGCGTGCCAATCGTCGTGCTCGACACCGCGGTCGCGCGCGAGATTTATGGCGACGCGGCCTGGTTCGTGCCGCCCGACAACGACGTCCGCGGCGCGGCCACCGCCATCCGGACGCTGCTCGAGGACCCGGCCAGCCGGGCGCGGATGCTGCAGGACGCCGCCGCGGTGCTGTCACGCTACTCGTGGGAGACGGCGGCCGACGCCACCCTGCGCGGCATCGAAGGGATCGCGCGGCGGTGA